In Entelurus aequoreus isolate RoL-2023_Sb linkage group LG12, RoL_Eaeq_v1.1, whole genome shotgun sequence, the DNA window CAGAACTGGCAGTAATCAAGCCAGTGAAATTAAAACTCAGcttaaaaaaaagttgatttatCACAGTTACTTCAAGATTGAACTTTTTCACATATGGCCAAGTAGTTTCGAAAATGTGTTTTCCCTAAAAAGAGAAAAATATTTTCCTCTTTTCTtaattataaatgttgttacaatgttggatactcatgaGGTTCATGGGTTTAGGTGTGCGCTTACACGCAGTTTTGAATGCccctaaatgtgctttttttttgacAGTGGGTCATAttgtctctcacaatgattgtgaaccataggcaacatttcaaaaaacgtgcagttcccctATAAGGAAAACAGGGTGGTTAACAATGTAAAATGTTTTACGCAAATCCAAAAACACTGCCCCTACAGTCCTTCCCTTATGAAGTTCTTCCTTAATGGTCTCTAAAAATTGTTTTCTGTGgaataataatgtaaaaatagTAATCAAGTAAAATCCCACTATAATacaattttacaacacaaaaaagATGTTAAACTTCTTTTTAAATTTTGAGTAATTGTATTACAAGATAAAACGTCTGAATTGTAGCCTACCAGAAATTAATAAAAGAATAAAGTTGCAGTTTTATACAACAAAGTAGTGAtgtttgaaattaaaatgtaacCGCATTCTCTTTCCCCGCAAAACTCATAGAAtgaaaaatgtttaagttttaatTCTGagttgaaattcaacaattttaCTGAAGTTTGTAATTAAGACAACAAatgtattcttgtaaaatcatgagtTTATTGCCGTAAAATCTTTTTCATCGTAGTACTCGGGCCTACGATTTTTTCCCTGTGATGTTTACCCACGTAAAAAACACAACTTTATTCGAGTAGATATGACTTAATATTTATATAAACATGTTTTGACTTTTTCCCGTCGTACTCCCGTAGTACATTAGTCTCCGAACACTATGACACTTTTCATGTATTATATAATACATCcatttaatcaagtcaaatacaaataggacagcaagagaagtatccaacacttcttttTTCTAAAGTAAAGGTGTACAGCAGAtacagatcatctacatcaacaatatgatttgtcagagtggctggacaggacatgtttaaaaaaaaaaaagaaggtacaATTATATCGTAGCAAAATTCCAATGTTTTCTTGCAATGTTTTGACTTTTTTTAACCAtgaaattacaactttattcttgtaaaatgtttacgTGAATGTTTCTagcaatattttgactttttcctCATAATGTTCTAATATTTTGCCACATAAAAGTACAATCTTATTCATGCATAATTGTGAATTTATTGTCATTGAATCAcatttgtcttgtaaaattcaAACTTGATTTCATATACTTTGACAATTTTCATCACCTTAAAATACAACTTAGGATAAATCTTGCTGAATTCTGGCCTTTAGGCAGCTTGTCATTGGGCGAGGTGGCATTGTTGTTGCGTCAGGAGACGCTCCAGAAACTGAAAAAGGAATGTGGCGGCCTCCAGACGCTCCTGAAGAACAACCATCAAGTTTTTGAAGGTAATGACacggtgcttttattttgaaaaaaagaagaaaaaaagctgtatttccttttttttagtgGAAGGAGGAAGCGTTCACTTACGAGATTGGCGGGACGGAAGGCACCCGAGGGCGGGCTCCAAGAAAAGGCCTGTGGCCCTGGGTGCCCTCAAAACACGTCCCTGCTGGTTTTACAGCCACCACCCTCAAGGCTGCCCCCTGCTGGCACAGCAGTGCAGCTTTGCTCACGGACACGATGACCTCCGACCTTCTAACAGATCTTCGAAGAAAAGCAAACGTGACGTTTGACTATTTTATTCATCAACACTCATGTGACTCCTAAACatcagaattttttttagtaacaaAAAAAGTCCTCTTGGTTTTTGTAAAGTTGTGACTTCATTGCTGTTAAATTCCCAAAATGGTTAGTTTTTGGATGAAAAAACAATGAGTCTTTCTGGTATGATACAAATCTAGTTTTGGAATTACATTTCTTATGAATTACAACTACCGCttgtgtagaaaatggatggatggatggatgaattacaaatgtattcttattaaattattttttgattatataAATGTTTTCAATCTTACAAaaccacaactttttttttttttaactttaatattttttcaaCTTAATTTAAGGACTTTCTCCTAATTTTgcaattgttttttttgcataattTTTGTTGTCAATTTCACTTACAATAAAAACCTAATATTATATTTATGATTTATATCAATTTGTAATTTTATGACACTAAGGTATTGAAATCTGAATATCACCAGAAGAGACTTTGTGATAAAATCAGGAAAAACTTAGATTTACAAGAATAaagatgcaatattaaaaagcctaTTATGAGGAAACGTCACAttataataaaatgttaatattcAAAGATAAAAGTAGGCATACTTCAACAATAAATTCATAATTACATGAGAaagttttaactttatttttgaatatatttttatgatttattttaaaaattgcaaatattacaattatgacAGCGAAAATGTATCAAATCAACATTTTATGAGACAAAGTCGGAACCTTACCAGAGCAAACAGACTAAAAAGATGAGTCATAACAATACAAAATATAAGTTGTAGTTTTCTGATTGTTATAATAAACTATTACAAAAGAATACATTTTCTTGGCTCATcaatttgagggttcctggttcgataccTAACTTTCTGCCACCCTAGTCGCGCAAGTCTGTTGTGTCctggagcaagacacttcacccttgctccagatcggttgtggttagggccttgcatggcagctgccgccatcagtgtgtgaatgtggaaatagtgtcaaagtgtttTGAGTACCTTAGAAAatctataaaagtataacccatgtatcatTTATTTACCAATTGTGGGAAAAAAATCCCCCGATTTGCAAAGACCCCCACCAGATTGCACGCTAGTAGCTAATGGGCACGTTCATATATTATAAAGAATTCTACTCTGTATTAGATATAAAACACAGAAATTAAATAATGGCAAAACGGTGCTATGTAGGGATAAGAAAATATAAtcttttaataaatgtcatcaagcTACTctactgtatgttttttttttccaggaaccaGTGGGCTACATTtaagactgccgatattatcgaccgataaatgctataaaatgtaatataggaaattatcggtatctgtttcaaaaagtaaaatgtatgactttttaaaacgccgctgtacggagtggtacacggacgtagggagaagtacagagcgccaataaaccttaaaggcactgcctttgcgtgccggcccaatcacataatatctacggcttttcacacacacaagtgaatgcaacgcatacttggtcaacagctatacaggtcacactgagggtagccgtataaacaactttaacactgttacaaatatgcgccacactgtgaacccacaccaaacaagaatgacaaacacatttcgggagaacatccgcaccgtaacacaacatatacacaacagaacaaatatccagaaccccttgcagcactaactcttccgtaacttgagttgatttattttggaaaaccttgttaaattgtttaatgcatccagcggggcatcacaacaaaattaggcataataatgtgttaattccacaactgaatatatcggtatcggttgatatcggaatcggtaattaagagttggacaatatcggaatatcggatatcggcaaaaaaggatGGGATAAAAATaggatcggacatctctatttaagaCTTATGAATCAATGGCTGCATGTCAGTCGTaattaaagattaaaagattgtttttttttatcatgactCAGTCTTACGTAATGCGTTAAATTCTGAATGGAGCGCAATGAAAAAGTCATGACACCCGCCATGCACTGAAAAGTCAAAAGTGTGTCGTTTGTCCCTCTGCAGGCGTCTGCAAGCCCCTCTTTGTTGTCCCTTTCATGTGCAGAAGGGGATGGCTTTGAGCCAATGAGAAGAGAGCAGTCCttttagtattttatttatgGCTCACCAGTGGGTGGTCTTCTGTCTCTTTCATTGAAGcccccagacaacatagctccgaggatcattgggacactcaggccatgtccacacaaacacggagagtttcaaaaacacatatttggggttaaaacaatctccagcCACACACGTTTAGTATCTAaactagatatgtccgataatggcttttttgccgatatccgatattccgatattgtccaactcttaatgacctattacgatatcaaccgataccgatatatacagttgtggaattaacacattatttattatgcctaattttgttgtgatgccccgctggatgcattaaacggtgtaacaaggtttcccaaaataaatcaactcaagttccatccatccatccatccattttctaccgcttattcccttcggggtcgcggggggcgctggcgcctatctcagctacaatcgggcggaaggcggggtacaccctggacaagtcgccacctcatcacagggccaacacagatacactgacaacattcacactcacattcacacactagggccaaattagtgttgccaatcaacttatccccaagtgcatgtctttggaggtgggaggaagccggagtacccggagggaacccacgcagtcacggggagaacatgcaaactccacacagaaagatcccgagcccgggattgaactcaggactactcaggaccttcgttttgtgaggcaggcgcactaacccctctgcaactcaagttatggaaaaaaatgccaacatggcactgccatatttattattgaagtcacaaagtgaggAGGGGGTGGGTGGGTAGGGGGtaccggggggtgtatattgtagcgtcccggaagagttagtgctgcaaggggttctgggtatttgttctgttgtgtttatgtttgtcatttttgtttggtgtgggttcacagtgtggcacatatttgtaacagtgttaaagttgtttatacggctaccctcagtgtgacctgtatggctgttgaccaagtatgcatgcattcacttgtgtgtgtgaaaagccgtagatattatgtgattgggccggcacgcaaaggcagtgccttcaaggtttattggcgctctgtacttctccctacatccatgtacagagcggcgttttaaaaagtcataaattttactttttgaaaccgataccgataatttcctatattacattttaaagcatttatcggccgataatatcggcagtccgatattatcagacatctctaattataacatgtttaatcagcaacatggtgatgtattacaagtgtagtgaagtgtacattatttctaaaatcagcacgcactaacgagcaaaggaaaccattttgcatgttaAAGGGAATTACAAGGCATTTAATCATCGATatagtgatatggtacatgtgcaatgaagtgtatattgtctttaacatcagtacacactacaaggaggatgctacattgggttttttttttagttgcttggtctCTTTCTACGCGCGAGCACGGTTGCGCCTAGCTCCATCTACAAAAATGGAAGCAATTTAGtaataatttagtctgctgacatatcgagtaacatattgtgtcattttccattctattattttgtcaaaattattaaggacgtgttacaaaatgtattattaaaggcctactgaaatgaattttttaaatttaaacggggatagcagatccattctatgtgtcatacttgatcatttcgcgatattgccatatttttgctgaaaggatttagtagagaacatcgacgataaagttgcaacttttggttgctgataaaaagccttgcctgtaccggaagtagcgtgacgtcaacagttaaaaggctcctcacatttccccattgttttcaatgcagctagagcgattcggaccgagaaagcgacgattaccccattaatttgagcgaggatgaaagatttgtggatgaggaacgttcgagtgaaggactaaaatgcagtgcaagacatatcttttttcgctccgaccgtaacttaggtacaaactggctcattggattccacactttctcctttttctattgtggatcatggatttgtattttaaaccacctcggatactatatccttttgaaaatgagagtcgagaacgtgaaatggacattcacagtgacttttatctccacgacaatacatcagcgaaacactttagctacggagccaacgtgatagcatcgtgcttaactgcatatagaaacaaaagaaataaacccctgactggaaggatagatagaaaatcaacaatactattaaacaatggacctgtaactacacggttaatgctttccaggctggcgaaggttaacaatgctgttgctaacgacgccattgaagctaacttagcaaccggacctaacagagctatgctaaaagcattagctatccacctacgccagccagccctcatctgctcatcaacacccgtgctcacctgcgttccagcgatcggcggtgcgacgaaggacttcacccgatcacagatgcgttcggcggcccggagacggaggaagttaaggtgagttcggcggctagcgcgtctgctatccacctctcagtcctcctggttgtgttgctgtagtccgtcgctaatacaccgatcccacctacaactttcttctttgcagtcttcattgttcattaaacaaattgcaaaagattcaccaacacagatgtccagaatactgtggaattttgacatgaaaacagagcattttgtattggattcaatgggttccgaatacttccgcttcaacagttgacgtcacgcgcaaacgtcatcatatcgaaacgttttcagccggaagtttgccgggaaatttaaaattgcactttataagttaacccgggcgtattggcatgtgttgcaatgttaagatttcatcattgatatataaactatcagactgcgtggtcggtagtagtgggtttcagtaggcctttaatctacttgttcatttactgttaatatctggttattttctcttttaacatgttctatctacacttctgttaaaatgtaataatcatttattcttctgttgtttggatgctttacattagttttggatgatgccacaaatttgggtatccatccgataccaagtcgttacaggatcatctacaaaaatggaagcaagacacgtaagttaacttcatgatttgtcgttaaacaaGGAATAAAAACATacgataatgttgcacctttcttatgacacagagcaaaatgtcttgcttgtcaaagttgtcccatcaggtggcGGTCCGACAGCGaacgtatccaaaacagctgactgtcatttgcgccggcgggagtgtcgcaaagcccattttgatgtctTTTTTTATTAACATTGACTGAAAATAGctgcatgtttacgttcaaacatacagtaagtcctcTTACAGTGTGTTTGaagccagcaaggcagtgttgttgagcttggaaatgacagcgcacaacaagtctccgtttgtgccgtgtacacgcacACGCTGAGCGGGGAGTTTTggatctctacactttggccatggtttgtaaaagtctgcgtttttaaagaccAAAGTTTGCGTCTGCGTGTGGACGATTGGCCGAAACGCagagatacagtcgtggtcaaaagtttacatacacttgtaaagaacataatgtcatggctgtcctgaataatttctacaactcttatttatttgtgatagagtgattggagcacatacttgttggtcacaaaaaacattcatgaagtttggtgcttttatgaatttattatgggtctactgaaaatgtgagcaaatctgctgggtcaaaggtatacatacagcaatgttaatatttggttacatgtcccttggcaagtttcactgcaataaggcgcttttggtagccatccacaagcttctggcaagcttctggttgaatttttgaccactcctcttgacaaaattggtgcagttcagctaaatgtgttggttttctgacttggacttgtttcttcagcattgtccacaagtttaagtcaggacattgggaaggccattctaaaaccttaattctagcctgatttactgttcctttaccacttttgacacgtGTTTGGGGCgattgtcctgttgaaacacaCAACTgcaccaagacccaacctccgggctgatgattttaggttgtcctgaagaatttggaggtaatcctcctttttcattgtcccatttactctctgtaaagcaccagttccattggcagcaatacaggcccagagcataatactaccaccaccatgctttatgGTAGGagtgttttaaaaatagaaaacacATTAATGTCACATCTTATTTTTGTATAAGAGTGTTAAAAATATTGTGAAAAAacaaatttaacacaaaaattctggcaactcagctgacagctttttccgtaaagcCCCTCTCCCTcccaaaaaaacagtggtactgtttttccatttaccataaaacgttgtaaaaataacacaaaatacactatgttttacagtaaaattgtgtaaATGTAACATTTTAACTGTTAAATCGACACTCTACTTAAAcccatttatataattaatattgaaatccagaggcaaattcctacatttgctgttacaagcggccctctgatggcagccataactgtgatgtggccctcaatgaaattgagtttgacatccctgggctAGAGGAATACTTTTGCCTAAAACAGGGGTCccaaaactttttgactcgggggctgcattgggttaaaacgctgggtattgtagccaaacagctaaatttttgtttcatcagacatcacatggacaaagataagaccatcTGAAGGAAAattctgtggtcggatgaaacaaaaattgagctgtttggccacaatacccagcaatatgtttggtggagaaaaggtgaggcctttaatcctaggaccaccatgcctaccgtcaagcatggtggtggtagtattatgctctaggcctgttttgctgccaatggaactggtgctttacagagagtaaatgggacaagaaaaaaggaggattacttccaaattcttcaggacaacctaaaatcatcagcccggaggttgggtcttgggcgcagttgggtgttccaacaggacaatgaccccaaacacacgtcaaaagtggtaaaggaatggctaaatcaggctagaattaaggttttaaaatggccttcccaaagtcctgacttaaaccccattaagaacatgtagacaatgctgaagaaacaagtccatgtcagaaaaccaacacattttgctgaactgcaccaattttgtcaagaggagtggtcaaaaattcatccagaagcttgtggatggctaccaaaagcgccttattgcagtgaaacttgccaagggacatgtaaccaaatattaacattgctgtatgtatatttttggtcacattttcagtagacccataatacattcatagacgaaccaaacttcaggaatgttttttgtgaccaacaagtatgcactctatcacaaaaaaaaaagagttgtagaaatgattggaaactcaagacatccatgacattatgttctttaaaagtacatgtaaacttttgaccacgactgtatgtatatatatatatatatatatatatatatatatatatatatatatatatatatatatatatatatatatatatatatatatatatatatatatatatatatacatatatatatacatatatatatatatacatatatatatatatatatatatatacatatatatatacatatatatatacatatatatatatatatatatatatatatatatatatatatatatatatacatatatatatatatatatatatacatatatatatatatatatatatatatatatatatatatatatacatatatatatatatatatatatatatatatatatatatatatatatatatatatatatatgtatatatatatatatatatatatatatatatatatatatatgtatatatatatatatacatatatatatatatatatatatatatatatatatatatatatataatatatatatatatatatatatatatatatatatatatatatatatatatatatatatatatatatatatatatatatatatatcacgttATCGAtaggaaaatgtatttttatacaatatgatttgcctgagcagctaggagacacagagagtaacaagcggtagataatggattagaaaggacaggttttagaaaataataataataaaaaataaaaaataaacatttttatttattttttaacttgggacatatcgtatctggcccgcgggccgtagtttggggaccccctaGGCTGAGGAATACTTTTGCGTAAAATGAATAACTGACACCTGACATGCGCTCCACGTCAAACGTGGATGATATATACGCACAGCGCGTTTTGACCTTAGGGAGAGCAGCCCTGGGCCCCTGACCCCGGGacagaccgggggggggggggggggggggggggggggggggggtgaccaCGTGTGTCGTCACCCTAGCTTCAGCACGCTGGCCAGCACCCATGAAAGTCTCCGTCCTCCAGCAGCTCATCCTCTTCGTCCGCGCCGGGTTGGGACATCATGGACCTCCCGGATGTTCTCTCCGCCGCCTTCCTCGTCGCGGTGGCTCTCGTCTCGCTCCTCTCCAACGCGCTGGTGCTGCTCTGCTTCCTCCACAGCACCGAGATCCGCCGCCAAGTCCCCGGCGTCTTCGTCATGAACTTGTCTCTCTGCAACATCCTGATCGCCCTGCTCAACATGCCCGCCACCACCGCCGGCATCCTTCGGCGTCAGCAGCCCTTCGGGGACCGCTGGTGCAGCACGGTGAGCTTCATGGACACCTTCCTCACCACCAATGCAATGTTGAGCACGGCGGCGCTCAGCATCGACCGCTGGATCGCGGTCGTCTTCCCGCTGAGCTACTCCACCAAAATGCGCTACAAGGACGCGGCGGTGATGGTGTGCTACTCCTGGATGCACTCCTTCACCTTCTCCCTCACGGCGCTGCTCTTCTCCTGGCTGCGCTACAGCGACGCCTTTGCGTCGTGCACCCTGCAAAGAGGCGGCGGCGACCGGCTGAAGTTCGCCGTCTTCACCGCGGTCTTCCACGCCGGAAGTTTCGCGCTGTCGCTGCTCACGCTGTGCGTCACCTACCTGAAAGTGCTCCAGGTGGCCAGGTTCCACTGCAAGAGGATCGACGTGATCACCATGCAGACCCTGTTCCTGCTGGTGGACGTCCACCCGAGGTAAGTCCTGCGCCAGGGAGGGACTTTTGGTCACTTTTGCGCAACTTGTCACCTCAATGACGTCATCAACATATAGCATtaactgaatgcagctgagataggctccagcacccccgcgaccccgaacgggacaagcggtaggaaatggatggatggatgttttgccaTTTGGAGTTCTATAATTGTTTGTATGCAGaacattgctaaaaaaataaatagagaaAATGCTAcgttttttaatgtttacaaTGATACAATTACAAAACGTACaactaataaaaaaagaaaaaacgaaTCTCTTCCATATAaaacaataccaaaaaaaaaaaaaaagaatccaaaTTTACCCCCAAAATATGTGAATACAACCTCCACAATCCAATTTGACAGAAATGTATCTATTTGTAAAATTAATCaccaaaaaagtttaaaaaaaacacaaaaagtgagcatttttgtaatattattattattatccatccattttcctaccgcttctcccttttggggtcgcggagggtgctggagccttattttatttgattattttttttaatttttattaatcagtccaataaAATAACACACaccaataccatccatccatccattttctacagcttgtccctttcggggtcgtgggggtgctggacccttgttttgttttatttatttttttatttttttaattaatcagtccATCAAAATaacacacaac includes these proteins:
- the gpr78b gene encoding G-protein coupled receptor 26 produces the protein MDLPDVLSAAFLVAVALVSLLSNALVLLCFLHSTEIRRQVPGVFVMNLSLCNILIALLNMPATTAGILRRQQPFGDRWCSTVSFMDTFLTTNAMLSTAALSIDRWIAVVFPLSYSTKMRYKDAAVMVCYSWMHSFTFSLTALLFSWLRYSDAFASCTLQRGGGDRLKFAVFTAVFHAGSFALSLLTLCVTYLKVLQVARFHCKRIDVITMQTLFLLVDVHPRVKQRCVAEQKRRKLRATKKISIFIGSFLVCFAPYVITRLAELLPFVDVNRRWGIISKCLTYSKAASDPFAYSLLRQQYKKVAIRVFNRLLRRNLPSSDHNNSLDTESDYCLQRVS